AGCTTATTGGCTCGGTCGTTGTTGGTGATTTTCAATCCTTCAGCGTCCCAGTTCAAAGCTTGATTGGGGAATCGGTTGGCAACCACTCCCAACAGCAACGCCTCGGTCAGCGGACCACCAAAAGAAAAGGGCGCGCTCGTTTCACCATTGCCCATGCAAGCATCGACCCATTGATGGTAGTGATTGGCGCCTTCGACATCAGGCCGTTTGTAGTCTTTGAATTTCGCAACCGGGAACAACACCGCTTCGCTGATATGTGGCAACAGAAGGTGACCTTCTTCTCCGACGAATAGCGATCCCTGTCCGGGCAAGGCGGTTCCTTCGGGCAGCCCAACAGCTGTCGGTTCCGGCGGGGCAAACGATCCGTCGTACCACTTCCACTTCATCGTTTTGGTGGTGTACTTCGTCTGTGGAAACTCGTACTCAACAACGTTGCGTTCTGGATGACCAATGCCAGTCGGTTGACGGCAGTCGGTCTTGGCCCAATTGGGTGCTGTCAGTTCAAGAGCACCATAGGGAGTGTCAAAAATATGGACGCCCATATCACCGAGTGTTCCTGTACCGAAATCGATCAGCTTTCGCCAATTTCCGGGATGATAAACGCCTGGAACATAGTCGCGAGCGTCAGCAGTCCCCAGCCAACGGTCGAAGTCCAGGCTTTCAGGAACTGGTGAAGCCATTGGCAGTTCGGGCTGGTCATATCCCCAGTTCTTGTTTGACCAAGCATGAACCTCTTTCACCTTTCCGATCACGCCGTCTTGAATCATCTTGACCGCTTGACGATAGACGCGATGCGAATGGATCTGGATGCCCATCTGCGTGACTAGTCCCTTTTCCTGAGCAACTTCCCGTAGGCGTCGAGCTTCGAACACTTCGTGCGTCAATGGCTTCTGGCAATACACAGGTTTACCCGCGTTCATCGCCGTCATCGCAGCCGGCGCGTGCGTATGATCCGGCGTGGAAACCACGACGCCATCGATCGAATCACCGAGCGATGAAATCATTTCGCGATAGTCGGTGAAGGTCTTTGCGTTCGGATGCTTTTCCAGCGCCGCGGCCAACCGAGCCGAATCGACATCACACAACGCTGCGACTTCGACTGACGAGTGCGACGCGATCGAATTTAAATCCGATCCCCCCATCCCGCCGACACCAATATGGGCGGTGCGAAGTTTCTGCATCGGCGAGGTCTGGGCAAACGCCTTTGCCGGTGACAAGCACGCGAGGCCGAATGAAGCGCCGATTGCGGCGGAACCAGACTTCAAGACTTGCCGGCGATTTATCGAATGGCTCATAGCTCGATCCTGTTGAAGGTGATAGCGATCACCTGAAAGCATAATCGAATTGTCCGAGCCTTGGTGACTACATTTCAGGCGTTCAACACCGACTCGCCGAGTTTGCTAAATATCACCGCAGGAAAGCGTCCAACCTTAAATCGTACGCTTTGATCGGTACCCGCAGCGAGCTACGCCGACGCGGAATCGCCCAACATCGATCGGTACGCGTCACGCAGATAATCAAGCGGATACAAGCAGAACGAGTGCTCACGGCTACAATACAACGCCGCGTCTTTTCGTCGGTGCTGAAGCTGCTCTTGCTGCGACAAGAGTCGATCGCGAACGATGTCTAACGAATTCGCCAATCGCTGATTGACCGATGTGATTTGACGGTGCCACTGCAGACGCTGCCCGTGCGGCGGCACCTCCGCTAGCAGTGCATCTTTCTCCGCAACGATGCGTTCGAGTTCATCGGCCGGCAATGATGACTCGTCGCGGAATCGCTCCCCGTGAAATTCGACGTCGCGGATCGATCGGCCCACTCGGATACTTTGCCGCTGGACGTCGTCGATCGAAAAGTCTTCGTGCCCTGGCAGCATGACCGTCGCGGACAAGACCATCAGCTGTGGTGGTGTGGCGTTCCAAAACCGCTGACTAATCAAGTCGCCAAGCTGATCGTATTTTCCGCCACCAATGCCGTGCAAAAACAGATCGCTAAGAATCAGCCGAGCGTACATGGTCGTGACCAAGGCACGACTTCGCAATTTAAACTCGGGACTGTTTAACGCGTGCAACGCCTCGAATGCTGAATCGCCACCAGCATTTTCGATGCGACGCGATCGCTTTTGGCGATCACTGATCTCCAACACGCTTCCGCCTTGGCTGACGCGTACCCAGACAGGCTCGCGTTTAGGCGATTGATTGCCATACACCCAAAACGGTGCTTCGTACCAATCGCCGTCTTGAGCCAGGTTTGGAACGGGGTGGGCGTTGCTTCGGATCCCATGTACCTGCCGATAGAAGTCAGCAGACTCGTTGTAGCATTGATGAAATCGCGGCAGATCACGCAAAATCTGAATCGCGAACTGAGCAAACGACTCTGTGCGACAGACCACACTCTGCGGAATCTCCAGTGTCGAAAGTCCCAAATCATCCTCAAGATGATGTCTTGCTTGTGCCAACGCACAGCCTGCGAATCCGCAGCGTTGGATCGCCTCTCGGGCATGTCCCCACAGTTGACCGACCAAAGGGTTACCAACGATCGACCGAACAGCTTCTGCGACATGCTGGTCGAAAGCATCAAACAGATCGCGATCGATAATTTGCGATTGCTCGTATGGCACACCGCCGGCACGACGGTCGTAGGCGACGCTGGTCGAATTGACCGCATGTGATTGCGTATCAAGCTGTGGAACACGTATCGCGCTCGATTGTGCGACGTCGCTGTCGACGACGAGATTCACAGCAGTCGCACCGGTTTGCTTTGCGACCTGATCGAGTGCGAAATTTTTGAACCACACTCCCGGATGGAACAAAGTCGGCTGATGCCCTGCCATGACGATCGAATCAACACTTAATCCTTTCGCATCGACGTTTCGATAAGCACTTGTGTATCGCCGCGCATCGCGAATCAAACGTTCACGTGCATCGTTTCGCAGCTGAAGAAGCGACTCGGGCAGCGTTGCCGCTGTTTGTCGATTCTGCAGCAAGATCGAATCGGCTTCAGCCAACGATGGCGAGATCAGTGACTCGCCGTGCTGCCGTGGAGCACGATACTGCTTGAAATGGGTTTCAGCCAACTTATCGTCCAACGATTATCTCGGTTGGTGAGTGCAAACCGGATCACCGCTGACGGCATGCAAAACATGCTTCCCTTCGGCACACAGGCGATTGATTTCGTTTTCGATCACGCGGTTGTAGTGATCAAGACGCGTTTGGGCGTGATCAAGTGCACCACCAAAGGACCGCGCGAGGTCTAGATAGATCAGTGGTACCGCCATTTCGACAACTCGCAGACCGGCCGCAGCGGCTTGGACCCACAGCTGCAACGGCATGGCGTAACCCGTGTCGGTGATATCGAACTGGCGAAGGGCTTCGGCGCGATAGGCTTTGAAACCGCAAAACGCATCGGTGAGTTCGAAACCCAGACGGCGATTCAAATCCGCCGTGATGCGACGATTGATAAACATTCGCTCTTCAGGCGGTGCGTCGTCGCCTTCGAAATGGTGCAGGTAACGGCTTCCCGAAACGATGTCGGCGGAACGGGCCATGTCAATGAATGCGGGTATCCGCTTCGGTTGATGCTGACCGTCACAATCAAGGGTCACGACACCGTCAAAACCGTTTTGCAGGGTGTACTGGAATGCGGTCTTCAAAGCCGCTCCGTATCCCTGATTTCCGTCGTGATGAATGACTGTGACATCGTCTCGCTTGGCCAGTTTTTCCGCCGTGCCATCGGTCGACCCATCGTCGACAACCAAGACATGGTCGGCAAACTTCACCACTCGATCAAGAACATCGTCGACGTAATCGACCTCGTTAAAGACGGGGAGGGCGGCAAGCCAAGTCTCTTTGTTGTCAGATCGTTTCATTTGCTTCTTTGTCATGCAATTGCTTCGAACCACATCCAACGGAACTGCATTCGGGCGAATCCCGAAGTCAGCGGATTAGATACGGATGGGACTACTTGCCGAATCCGAGAAACCTTACACGAGCGAACGCGTAAATCCGGAAGCTAGCAAGATTTAGACACCAAATGTGGCGGGTAAATTGGAGGTTCGCAGGTCATGGTAGCGAATCACCGACAGCCTTCACGCCCTGTTCGGGGCAGCTTTGACAGCGGAATCGAGCGGTGGGCCGCGTATTTTCGCACCAATGAGCCCTACAAAGCAAACCCCGTGCCGAGGATTTTGAATGTCGAAACGGCAGCAACCCACTGTTGCGGTATGTTAGCCAGCGATCAAGAACCCTCTGCCCTGATGTCGGATCACCCGTCAAGCCTCCATTTTGGCAGGTTCCGTTGGTGTCTAACTTGGATCGCCGATTGAGATCGATGGTCATTCGTTTTAGCTGTCCATCGATGGTGCCACGATCCATAAGCAAGCCGTTATGATGGCGGCGATCCCACCTTCCCCCGCCCCTGAACACGGGCCATCGCCCCCTCCTACGCGATTTCATGATGCGAAGATTTTTGTTAGTTGCCCTCGGACTCAT
This is a stretch of genomic DNA from Stieleria sp. JC731. It encodes these proteins:
- a CDS encoding glycosyltransferase family 2 protein, encoding MTKKQMKRSDNKETWLAALPVFNEVDYVDDVLDRVVKFADHVLVVDDGSTDGTAEKLAKRDDVTVIHHDGNQGYGAALKTAFQYTLQNGFDGVVTLDCDGQHQPKRIPAFIDMARSADIVSGSRYLHHFEGDDAPPEERMFINRRITADLNRRLGFELTDAFCGFKAYRAEALRQFDITDTGYAMPLQLWVQAAAAGLRVVEMAVPLIYLDLARSFGGALDHAQTRLDHYNRVIENEINRLCAEGKHVLHAVSGDPVCTHQPR
- a CDS encoding Gfo/Idh/MocA family protein, with the translated sequence MSHSINRRQVLKSGSAAIGASFGLACLSPAKAFAQTSPMQKLRTAHIGVGGMGGSDLNSIASHSSVEVAALCDVDSARLAAALEKHPNAKTFTDYREMISSLGDSIDGVVVSTPDHTHAPAAMTAMNAGKPVYCQKPLTHEVFEARRLREVAQEKGLVTQMGIQIHSHRVYRQAVKMIQDGVIGKVKEVHAWSNKNWGYDQPELPMASPVPESLDFDRWLGTADARDYVPGVYHPGNWRKLIDFGTGTLGDMGVHIFDTPYGALELTAPNWAKTDCRQPTGIGHPERNVVEYEFPQTKYTTKTMKWKWYDGSFAPPEPTAVGLPEGTALPGQGSLFVGEEGHLLLPHISEAVLFPVAKFKDYKRPDVEGANHYHQWVDACMGNGETSAPFSFGGPLTEALLLGVVANRFPNQALNWDAEGLKITNNDRANKLLYRKYRDGYQVDGLST